In one window of Meleagris gallopavo isolate NT-WF06-2002-E0010 breed Aviagen turkey brand Nicholas breeding stock chromosome 4, Turkey_5.1, whole genome shotgun sequence DNA:
- the ANXA5 gene encoding annexin A5 produces the protein MYTRGTVTAFSPFDARADAEALRKAMKGMGTDEETILKILTSRNNAQRQEIASAFKTLFGRDLVDDLKSELTGKFETLMVSLMRPARIFDAHALRHAIKGAGTNEKVLTEILASRTPAEVQNIKQVYMQEYEANLEDKITGETSGHFQRLLVVLLQGNRDPDGRVDEALVEKDAQVLFRAGELKWGTDEETFITILGTRSVSHLRRVFDKYMTISGFQIEETIDRETSGDLEKLLLAVVKCIRSVPAYFAETLYYSMKGAGTDDDTLIRVMVSRSEIDLLDIRHEFRKNFAKSLHQMIQKDTSGDYRKALLLLCGGDDE, from the exons ATG TATACAAGAGGCACTGTGACAGCATTCTCTCCTTTTGATGCCAGAGCTGATGCAGAAGCCCTTCGCAAGGCCATGAAGGGAATGG GGACTGATGAAGAGACTATTCTGAAGATCCTTACCAGCAGAAATAACGCTCAACGTCAAGAAATTGCATCTGCTTTTAAAACACTATTTGGCAGG GATCTTGTGGATGACCTGAAATCAGAACTTACTGGCAAGTTTGAAACATTGATGGTATCTTTGATGAGACCAGCACGTATTTTCGATGCTCATGCACTGAGGCATGCAATCAAG GGAGCAGGAACCAATGAGAAAGTTTTGACTGAAATTCTTGCCTCAAGAACACCTGCTGAAGTGCAGAATATTAAACAGGTTTATATGCAAG AGTATGAGGCCAACCTGGAGGATAAGATCACAGGAGAGACATCAGGCCATTTTCAGAGACTGCTGGTAGTTCTGCTGCAG GGAAATAGAGATCCTGATGGCAGAGTTGATGAGGCTCTTGTTGAGAAGGATGCTCAG GTCTTGTTTAGAGCTGGGGAGCTGAAATGGGGTACAGATGAAGAAACATTCATCACCATCTTGGGAACTCGAAGTGTTTCTCATTTAAGGAGGG tgtttgacaAATACATGACTATTTCTGGCTTTCAAATTGAAGAAACCATTGATCGTGAAACCTCTGGTGATTTGGAGAAGTTGCTTTTGGCAGTTG TGAAATGCATCCGAAGTGTGCCTGCCTATTTTGCTGAAACTTTGTATTATTCCATGAAA GGGGCTGGCACTGATGATGATACCCTGATCAGAGTCATGGTTTCAAGAAGTGAAATTGATCTGTTGGATATTAGACATgaattcagaaagaattttgCGAAATCGTTGCATCAGATGATTCAG AAAGATACGTCTGGGGACTACAGGAAGGCACTCCTGCTCCTCTGTGGTGGAGATGATGAGTAA